CCTTCACCCGCGGTTTGCTGGAGCATTATTTTTTCACCGGCGAACGTCGCAGTCTGGAGGCGGCGGTGACGCTGGGGCGTTTTTTTGCGCGGGACATCCGCAATCCGCGCTCGTTGGGGAACGAGCGGCAAATTGGGTGGGCGCTGATTTCGCTGCTGCCCGTGTACGAGGCCACGTGGGACCCGGTGTTTTTCGAGGCGGCGCGCGACACGGTGCAGCGGCTGGTGGAGGGGCTGGACGCGCGGGGCCGGTTCAACATTCGGTGGGACAATCGGATTGCCTTCTTTAACGGCATTGCGGCAACGGGATTCATTTATTATTACCGCGCCACCGGGGATGAACGCGTGGCGGAGGCGGCGCTGCGGGTGATTCACCGCACGCTGGGGATGTATCCGGAATATCTGGGGCGCACGCTGGAGGCGCTGGCCTGGGCCTATCAGCGCACGGGCGATGCGCGGTATCTGGACGCGCTCAAATTATCCTATGAGACCACGCTGGCGCGGGCGGTGGCATGGAATACGCTGGATTTGGGGGCGGGCACGATTTTCACGGTACATGCGCTGCCGTTCATGGAGCGCAGCGGGCTGGTGCAGCGGCCGGAGCACAGTTTCCGGTTGAGCGCGGAGCAGTTTGCCTCGGAAAACGGCCTGCATGTGCGGCATGTGCCGTCCGGCGCGGGGGAGCTGTATTACCAGGTCACCGAGGCCGCACCGCTGGAGTTGGTCATCATCCGCAAGGGCGCGTGGAAGGGGCCGGGCGAAGCGCGGCTGCATGACCCGGCGGGGCGGCTGGCGGCGCGGGTGAGTTTTCCCGAAAGCGGCGTGGTGTGGCAGCGCGAGCGGCTGCGGGTGAAGCAACCGGCCGCCGGCACCTGGCGGCTGGCGCTGGACGCGCCGCAGATGGCCACTGTGCGGGCCGGTTCGTTCATCACATGGGACGTGGTTTCGGCGCGGCCAATGGCGGCGGTGTTGAGCACGCCGCAATTTACCGGGCTGGAGTTTCTGCATCCGCGGCTTTATACGGTGCCGGTGGCGGGAGCAACCAACATTGTGATTGCGCTGGCCGGCGAGGGGGAGGGATTCAAGAAGGCGGTGCTGTTTGACCCGCAGGGCCGGCCGGCGGGGGTGGTGGAGGCGTTTGTGGATTTGGGGGATACCGGTCGTTATGGTTACACGTTGAGCGCGCCCATCCCGCCGGCCCATGCGCGGGGGCTGTGGAGTTTGAAGTTGCAGGATGTCAGTGTGGTCAGCGTGCAGGGGCTGGCGCCGTATTTTGCGACTCGTCCTGAGGCCTTTTTTCGGCCGGAGAAGCCTCTGCCCTGAGGGGGAGGAATGGCGGGCCGCTCACGAACCCAGCTTTGGCGCGGGGGCGGGAGGTTTCTGCGAGTTTGACCCGGAGGGCGGTTTGGGATTAGGGTGGTGCTATGAACCACGGCACGAGAACGCGCCCGGCTCTGGGCGTTGCGCTGGCTGCCGCCTGCCTGATGCTGGCGGGGGTGGTGGGGGTGACCGGGGCCACGGAGCCCTGGCAGAATGGCCAGTTTCAATGGCAGGCGTCTGCGCCGTGGCTGGATGTCGCGGCGTACGCCCATGCGCCAAATCCGCAGGTGGCGGTGAAGGACCCGTCGGTGGTGCGGCACAACGGCCGGTGGCACGTATTCGCCACCCTGCGGCACGCCACGGGCAAGGTGGACATGGTGTATCTCAATTTTGGCGATTGGGCTGAGGCCAATCGCGCGCCGCGGCACATTCTCAATCTCCATGACCAATACCATTGCGCGCCGCAGGTGTTTTATTTCACGCCGCACCAGCGATGGTATCTCATCGCGCAAATGGCCGACCGCTCCGGGAAACCAGCTTTTGGCCCGTGTTTTTCGACCAATGAGCGCGTGGACCAGCCGGCGGGGTGGAGCCGCCCGCGGATGATGGTGACCAACAGCCCGCCCAATCCGCGCTGGCTGGATTTTTGGGTGATTGGCGACGGCACGCACATGCACTTGTTTTACACGACTTTGGACGGGCGCATGTGGCGGCGGCAGGCGCGGCGGGAGGATTTTCCTTATGGCTGGGGCGAGGAGCAACTGGCGCTGCAGGCGGATATTTTTGAAGCGTCGCACACTTACAAACTCAAAGGGCGCCAAGAATACCTGACCATCGTGGAGGCGCAGGGCGGCGGCGGGCGCTATTACAAGGCGTATCTGGCGCGCTCGCTGGCCGGGCCATGGGAGCCGCTGGCGGCCACGTGGGAGAAGCCTTTTGCCAGCCGGTTGAATGTGCGGCAAAACCCGGTGTGGACGGCCAGCATCAGCCATGGCGAGCTAATCCGTGCGGGGGTGGACGAAGGAATGGAAGTGGAGCCGGAGCGGTTGCAAATGGTATTTCAGGGCGCCAGTGACGAGGAATACCGCGGGCGTCCTTACGGCCAGATACCGTGGCGCCTCGGATTGCTGACTTTGGCGCCCTGAAAGCTGGGGCGGCGAAAAACTCAAAAACCACAAGAGACCCACAAGATGCTTATGAAGACTCAATCCAACTCCGCATCCTCCGCCATGCCGCGCCGGCGGTTTCTGGCTTCCACCACAGCCGCCGCCGTGGGCGGCGCGATGACGTTGCTTAAGCCTGCCACCGTGTTTGGTGCCGAAGCCAATTCGCGGGTGGAGGTTGGCCTGATTGGCTGTGGCGGGCGGGGGGCGTGGATTGCCGACTTGTTTGCGGCGGACGGGCATTATCAATGGGTGGCGTGCGCGGATTATTTCGGGGACCGGGTGGAGGCGGTGGGCAACAAGCATCAAATCCAGGCCGCCCGCCGCTACACCGGCCTGAGCGGTTATCGCCGTTTGCTGGAAGGCAAACTGGACGCGGTGGTCATCGAGACGCCGCCTTATTTTCATCCGGAGCAGGCCGCCGCAGCGGTGGAGGCGGGCAAGCATGTATTCATCGCCAAACCGATTGCGGTGGACGCGCCGGGCTGCCTGTCCATCGGGGAATCCGGACGCCGTGCCACCGCCAAAAAACTGGTGTTTCTGGTGGATTTTCAGATTCGGGCCAATGAGCATTTTCGGGAGGCGGTGCGGCGGGTGCACGAGGGGCAGATTGGCCAGCTCATCATGGGCGATGCCCATTATCCCTGGCGGGGCGGGGGCCGCGGGACGCCGCCCGATACCGCCGAAGGCCGGCTGCGGCAGTGGTATTATGTGCTGGAGCTGAGCGGGGATTTTATCGTGGAGCAAAGCATCCATTCGCTGGACTTTGCCACATGGGTCATCAACGCCGACCCGGTCCGGGCCGTGGGGGGCGGGGGGCGCAAGGTGCGTCCGCCCAACAGCATCTATGACCATTTTGCGCTGACCTACTGGTTTCCCAATCAGGTGCCGCTGGCCTTTACCTGCATCCAGTCCATTCCCGAGGTGAAGGATGAAATCACCGCCCGCTGGTTTGGCTCGGAGGGGGTGATTTGGGGCGATTATTTTTCGGAGGTGTACGTGCGGGGCAAGGATTTCATGCGGGCGCGGGTGGACAACCTCTACACCACCGGGGCGCAGGTCAACATCCGGGAGTTTTGGGAGGCCATTACGCAGGGGCGTTATGACAATCCCACGGTGGCGCCCTCGGTGCGCTCCAATTTGACGGCGGTGCTGGGGCGGGAGGCGGCGTACCGGCAAACCGAGCTGACGCTGGCGGCGCTGATTAAAGAGGGGAAAA
This is a stretch of genomic DNA from Fontisphaera persica. It encodes these proteins:
- a CDS encoding non-reducing end alpha-L-arabinofuranosidase family hydrolase, with the translated sequence MNHGTRTRPALGVALAAACLMLAGVVGVTGATEPWQNGQFQWQASAPWLDVAAYAHAPNPQVAVKDPSVVRHNGRWHVFATLRHATGKVDMVYLNFGDWAEANRAPRHILNLHDQYHCAPQVFYFTPHQRWYLIAQMADRSGKPAFGPCFSTNERVDQPAGWSRPRMMVTNSPPNPRWLDFWVIGDGTHMHLFYTTLDGRMWRRQARREDFPYGWGEEQLALQADIFEASHTYKLKGRQEYLTIVEAQGGGGRYYKAYLARSLAGPWEPLAATWEKPFASRLNVRQNPVWTASISHGELIRAGVDEGMEVEPERLQMVFQGASDEEYRGRPYGQIPWRLGLLTLAP
- a CDS encoding Gfo/Idh/MocA family protein — encoded protein: MKTQSNSASSAMPRRRFLASTTAAAVGGAMTLLKPATVFGAEANSRVEVGLIGCGGRGAWIADLFAADGHYQWVACADYFGDRVEAVGNKHQIQAARRYTGLSGYRRLLEGKLDAVVIETPPYFHPEQAAAAVEAGKHVFIAKPIAVDAPGCLSIGESGRRATAKKLVFLVDFQIRANEHFREAVRRVHEGQIGQLIMGDAHYPWRGGGRGTPPDTAEGRLRQWYYVLELSGDFIVEQSIHSLDFATWVINADPVRAVGGGGRKVRPPNSIYDHFALTYWFPNQVPLAFTCIQSIPEVKDEITARWFGSEGVIWGDYFSEVYVRGKDFMRARVDNLYTTGAQVNIREFWEAITQGRYDNPTVAPSVRSNLTAVLGREAAYRQTELTLAALIKEGKKLEPDLRGVKG